In a genomic window of Scyliorhinus torazame isolate Kashiwa2021f chromosome 5, sScyTor2.1, whole genome shotgun sequence:
- the LOC140418264 gene encoding uncharacterized protein has protein sequence MEKPWKCGDCGKGFRAPSLLELHRRSHTGERPFTCSKCGKGFIQLSTLQTHQQRHTGEKPFTCSQCGKGFNDSSTLQRHQQIHTGERPFTCSQCGKGFTQLSHLQTHQRVHTGERPFTCSQCRKGFTQLSHLHTHQRVHTGERPFTCSQCGKGFAHLSTLQTHQRVHTGEKPFTCSQCGKGFTRLSHLQTHQRVHTGERPFTCSQCGKGFTQLSHLQTHQRVHTGERPFTCSQCGKGFTLLSNLRRHQRVHTGERLSTSQCET, from the coding sequence atggagaaaccgtggaaatgtggggactgtgggaagggattcagagccccatctctgctggagcttcatcggcgcagtcacactggggagaggccattcacctgctccaagtgtgggaagggattcattcaattatccaccctgcagacacaccagcaacgtcacactggggagaagccattcacctgctctcagtgtgggaagggattcaatgattcatccaccctgcagagacatcagcaaattcacactggggagaggccattcacctgctctcaatgtgggaagggattcactcagttatctcacctgcagacacaccagcgagttcacactggggagaggccattcacctgctctcagtgtaggaagggattcactcagttatctcacctgcatacacaccagcgagttcacactggggagaggccattcacctgctctcagtgtgggaaaggatttgcacatttatccaccctgcagacacaccagcgagttcacactggggagaagccattcacctgctctcagtgtgggaagggattcactcggttatctcacctgcagacacaccagcgagttcacactggggagaggccattcacatgctctcagtgtgggaagggattcactcagttatctcacctgcagacacaccagcgagttcacactggggagaggccattcacctgctctcagtgtgggaaaggatttactctattatccaacctgcggagacaccagcgagttcacactggggagaggctatcCACTTCTCAATGTGAGACGTGA